cattacattacataattacaagttcgaacctatcatgcattctaattcgaccaattacatactttttagacaccaatacaattagagccttagggggatcatctaattatgcaagatttcaattaacatttagaatgacttagggcctaatctaaatttgcatgcaatcgaattcaataacacttagagtataaatcaaacaagattacatttaagcatcaaatctttgtttgatacatgtttcatgtatggcgtcacctaccatggtttcacatgcaaatttccagaatttttaccacttttaatcaacacaaaccgaacttATTTAGGGCATGactcgatttgtgtcaatatggttgatgaatctagcactcaaacacaatcttacggactgcatccaagtactaaattcatatgcacatatctgaaaattatctaaaagtatgagaaaaatgattagaacacaacaatagaaatacaaactcaataattatacTAAACCGTCAATttggcaaagatccaaaaatctaataaaacaatctgaaaatttcgaatctaaatacaaaacaataatctcacacaaacatcatactacaatcttcatagacaaagtattgtaaaaaataaaaaacgaacaaactcatgaagaagagttgcgagaatcacacgttgtatgaaccttggaagtgtgttttcaatggtgatttcggtggaaaTGGAATTGGTATATGGAGGAGAACGGCTTGCTGTTTTTGGTGGAGAATGTTTGAGGTAATATTTtgctagagttttggctcttaaATGCAAAGCAGAAGTGATATTATTTTAAAGGTGAagctatgtatatatagaggaaaagagAGAGGGTAGGCTTGCACGGTTTGAACTTTGATGTTGactctttcttcctattataatgtcatgttttaatcacttaaatcatgtcatgctttattccttaaatcatgtcatgttttattccctaaatcatgttatgttttatttttttaatgatcatcttctagcttttaggttgcatatgcatggctcaatctctcttcttttcacttaattaatcttcacatttatttattctatcttcttttcttcttcccacaGCAAGGATTTCATCTCTTAATTCTCTCCACTTTTTTATCTCttatatttaattgttgcatgacttgttgatgataggaCTCCATGTGTCGTCGGTGGACTTCAGTGGGATACATGAACTAATCTGGTCCGATAAGGACATAAGGTGGCGTCTGTGGTGAACTAATTTAATTTGAGACTGAAATGGGTAGTATgctcatgcatgcatggattGAGTCTACCATACCTTTCGTATCAATCTAAGCAGTGATGTCTATGCACCTTAGAAATTTCTACAGAAAGTTTCTTTTGCTCCTTAAATCATAATATACATAAATTTCATATCTCTTCATATAAAATAGTAACTTATTATTGTAATGAGCAAATGTCATATGATTATAATGTTTCATGGACCATAATGTAATTGACTCGTGTATTTGTacaattttgtttgatttggctCATATTAGGATCAAGCAAGAATGAGGATTTTATTCTTGGAGACATATTTTCATGTAATAAATAAGTTTATTAATTGTTGGTCcagttcacttttttttttcatgcatGTTTGGATGAAACCATTAGTAGTAATTAATTCTGAATTATTTTCGAATTAATTTTCACTTGTATTACTTAACCAATGAAATAAACTATTTCTTGAAGTAGGTCGGCAAAGAAGCATGAGGCATGAGTAGACAATTACGCTGGATAAATTGCTGAGTGAAGTTACATATATAATCCAAACAAACCACAAATACTGTATTATTGTATATAGCTGGATAATCTTAAAGATCGAGGAAAGCAGCTAGCATGCTGGTGCTGATGAATCGGCAGAATATAACTAGCAGCTGTTTAATCTTGGAAAAGGGTTAAATCCATTCTGCACCACTCTCTCAAAAGGCCAGAACAGTGGCTTTGGAAGATTGTCCCATTCATACCACCCCCAACCATCACAGAACTCTGGCTCAATATTCTGGGGCTCTTGACTAGGATCTGCCAGCACTGCCCTCATGAAAACCGCCACGTACTGCGATGGCTTGGCTTCGTCCAGGAATAAGTTGTTGGTGACTGTTAGCAACTCTATGCTGCATATGTCTAAACCAGTCTCTTCCTTCAGTTCCCTTGCTGCACACTCCTCAAAGCTCTCACCTGTTCAACAATATATCACAAATCAAATCGGTTAGCAAGCTCTCGCCTCTCAGTTTAACTATATAAAAATAAGCTAGATACAATCTTAGTTAATTTGTTACTCTTGTGCAGTTGTGCATGATTGCAGTACTGCAGGCTGACATCTCAAAAGAATGAGATATATATGCTGGGAGATATATATTAAACTACGTACCGAACTCAAGGTGGCCACTGGGTAGGGAAAAGGTGGAGTCGCCGAGAGAGGAGCGGCGCTTTCCTATGAGCACCTTATCACCTCTCAACAGGCACACTACCACCGCCACTTTTATCGATGCAGACGCCGCAGTTGCCACTGCTACAGTATCGTTTTCCATGCTCTCGATCTATGTATATATGCACGCCTTTTCTGTTTAAGGAAACAAATATTTGTTCAAGCTAGTTTGTGGTACTGGAAAGACCCTCATCACCTTCttaaatagaaaattagaaTTGCCCTAGCCCGAAACCGTCACGTCGATCATTTTCTCTCCCAATTCATTTGTCTATCCAGAAATTTATGATTCTTGTTGACAGATGAAACCTCAGAGCGCGCGCGCGGTCAGCAGGAATTTATTCAAAATTGGCTGATCCACTCTTGCGATGTCGTTTCGGTTTAAAACTTCAAATTGTATGCGCTATTATTCAATTGCTGCCTGTAACGTGCACTAGATTATCTTCATATTGTTCACCACCTAAAAAAATCGAGATTTGTTTATTAAGTTTTCAACAATTGATTTGCATAAGTTCCAATCATTTGAATCCTTGAATGATCGTTTtcatttaaatattttattgatCTAATACAGTTTACCAGTTATTTATTGATCTAATATTTTATCCATTACTTTTTTCTGCCATGCAGTTTCTTAGGCCTACTGTGTGGTCGTATACGACCCTTTCTCATTGTTCcgataataaaataaataaataaaccgGAGCTATAAGATTTCGTCCTAATTGGTTAATTACATGCATGGTGAAATGAAGATTACTTTTAAAAAAGATGATGGCTTCTCTACTGCATTCGCATGTACGTACATATTACGCAGTGATTACACAATCATGACATGGTATACCTTaagtttttatatattttctacCTCAGACATGTCATGTATAGAGTCGGATTCAGGATCTAAAAACAGAATAGGCTAATTTATGTGTATGTTTTTTTGGCGaagtaaatttttttattttataacaGGTCATAATGCATGAGAGGGGATAtcgataaaaaaacaaaacatgatAGTTCTATCAAATCATCAATAACTATAATTATGGCCATTAAacccgagagagagagagagagaaggtggAAAGAAAAATCTTAAATAAAAAGGGGATTGTTGGGACTCGAACACCATCATATATGTAgaaccaatgttttaaaataCTATCAAGAATTCTATATGGGCTGTAGCCTATGTTGCTCACTGAACAGATCCACCCCAGATCTTGTAGTGCTTACATAATCACGATACGGCCGGTAGATCTTGCTAATTACCTCTTTCTACCGACGACCTTGTAATGTACGTAATAGTAGTTTTAAGCTACTCTTGGATACTATACCATCATATATAAGATCAATACGTTACATATTTAATGGTGGTGAGATAATATGGACGACCTGAATGACTTAATCATTGATCGATCAATATATTTTCTCGTTGGCGAAACTACTACACAACTGTTTTCTGCACTCCCTGACTACATGTAAAATTTTAAGTGGTTAtgaattacaattatatatatattggaaaCTCGGATCATATCATGACAATTTTGTCAATATGCTTGGTCCCCGGCGGCGCATTGGAATTATTGGAGAGGACGCATGAAAGACACTAATTTTGCAATGATTTGATGGTTGGGCAAAATAAATTTCACCATTAGTAGCTAAGACAAATAGACAATGCATGCACGGCTAACTGCATATCCTCAAAATAAGTATTTTGATATAAAatactttaatttgatatttaaAGTACGATGAACTTATTTATTATGAGTCTTAATTACCTGATTAGCAGTTGAATTGACGTCCGACCCGACCAAATAGTTAGATCGGACGGGTGCCGTCAAGCACTATGATGCTCAAATGCTGACCAAAGAAACGGGGCTATATTAACTATAGTGAGTATACCATGAATCTCAGTTAACAAGAGAATCCGTCACTATATTATACTATTTgtgtttaaaatattttatttcccATATTATATTCGAAGAATGGAACTTCTAGAAGTACTTCCTTAATTTATTGTTTAAATGATCTCAAAGATCTTCTAAAAATTGCGTCTTGTCACTACCGTCTGTCTGGGAGGAATTACTTTTGGGCCTAGTTGGAGTATTTGGACCTGGGGCTACAAACAAGCGGTCTCGATCCGGAACTAGTGGTGGGCTAAGGACTTTGGG
This is a stretch of genomic DNA from Argentina anserina chromosome 4, drPotAnse1.1, whole genome shotgun sequence. It encodes these proteins:
- the LOC126790459 gene encoding geranyl diphosphate phosphohydrolase, translating into MENDTVAVATAASASIKVAVVVCLLRGDKVLIGKRRSSLGDSTFSLPSGHLEFGESFEECAARELKEETGLDICSIELLTVTNNLFLDEAKPSQYVAVFMRAVLADPSQEPQNIEPEFCDGWGWYEWDNLPKPLFWPFERVVQNGFNPFPRLNSC